The stretch of DNA GCTGTTGCGGACCTGCCCGGGCAAAAAATTGACCGCCCGCAGAATGGCCCCCAGGTTGACACCATCTTCCAGCAGGCTGGCGTGGCCACTGTGGGGCAGGGGGTAGATGCGGGGGTTGGGCAAGAGCGCCGCCAAACGCTGGGCTTCTTCTAGGGAGGGCAGCAGGCGATCGCCCAGGGAAGCTACCAGCAGCGTGGGGGCCGTCACCCGGTACAGCTGCAGTGGCTCCAGGCGAAACTGCGACAGCAGCGCCATTCGCCAGGCCGCACTGCTCTGGGTCACCGCCGCCATGGCGCGGATCAGGGCCTGCCGGTTGGCCTCGCCAATGCGGCTGAGGTTAGCCAGCATCGGCAGGCTGAACAGGTTAGAGCTCTGGTACAGGGGTGCGGCCACCCAGGGGGTCAGGGTGGCCACCCAGTGCAGCCAGGGAAAGCGATGGAACGACGAAGCCGAGTTGATCAAAATCAGGTGACTGACCAGGTCAGGGGCCATGGCCACAATTCGCAGCGCCAGACAGGCCCCAAAGGACTCCCCGCAGAGGTAGATCGGGGCGGTGCCAGCCTCCTGACGAATCAGCTGCACGGCCTGGTGAGCCAGGCGCTCCCAGGAGGACAGGTCGTCGCCGGGGATAACCAGGCAGCGAATATTAAAGTGGGATTTGAGGCCAGCGCTTTGCAGGGCAAAGAGTTCGCCGCTGCCGTCCATGCCCGGTAGGTAGATAAACAGGGGACGGTCGGGGTGCTGGCCGGTCGGAGTGTAAAGCTTGAGGGGAATAGGTCCAGTCATAGCTGATCAATGGAAACACCGAGCAGACGCTGGATTTGCCGTCGGGTCCAAACCCGATCGCAGTTGTCCAGCCGCAGGGGGCCTGGCGTTAGTCTCAGGTCCGTCACACCCACCCATCAGTAGTGGCCCTGCTTGAGCAGCCTGGCTACTTCATCTTCGCAGCACTGGGTCAGCTCTGTGGCCAAACTGCTGGTGCCTTTGGTGCGGTAGCGCGATCGCAGCCGTCCGTCCACCCGCACGGGCCGGCCAATCAGGAGGTCGACCTCCTGGTAAAACACCGCCGGGTGCCACCCCGGCTGCTGAAACAGCGGCTCAGAGGCATCAAAGATACTCAGCCAGCGCAGGGGGACCACCGAATTGGTGGTTTCCCGATGGGCCGCGATCGCCACAGGCACTATCACCAGTTCCTCCACGGGGGCCCGCAGGGCCAGGTGGGCAAACCCCCGATGGAAACTGTTCAGGTTGTCGGGGGTGGTCTTGTTGACCATGGGGGCGGCCCCCTCTGGGAAAATACCCAAAGCCTCGCCGTTGCCCAGGGCAGTCATGGCGCGCCGAAAAAAGGCGGTCTGGCCCTTGCCAGGGGCATCCAGGGGCAGACAGCCCAGGGCACTGACCACGTTGCGCAAGCCCGGCACCTGACTCATGTAGTGGTGGCAGGCAAAGCGCACTGGGCGACCCATGGCGCTCATCAGCAGCGGCGCATCCATAATGCTGCGGTGGTTGCTGACCACCACCAGGGGCTGATGGGGCGGCAGGCGATCGCGCCCGTGGACCGACATTTTCACCTGTGACAGGGCCAGCAGCCAGTTAGACATATCCAACGGATTAGCGCTTAGCGATGTCAGCGGCGGTACAGGAGCTAGGGCCATTCGAACCTACGGGAAAGAAGAACGACTCCGCCGCCCAGAACAGCGGGCAGCGAAACCTTACTTTGTACAACGTAACAAAATCTCAGGCCCTCAGAGGCGGGCAAACCCACCTCCGGCAGCGAGATCTCCCCACCGATAGACCGCTGGTCGGGGGCCGGGTTCAGGCGTGGCCACACCTACGGGATCAAGGTTGGAGCCAGGCCGGGGAAAACACCTCAGCGATGGGAGGCACGCAGCTGTCCACAGGCGGCGTTTTCCTCCAGTCCCCGAGAGTAGCGCACCGTCACGGCAATGCGGCGCGCCTCTAGCTCAGCCACAAACGTACGAATGCTGGCCTCGCTGGGACGCTGGTAATCAACCTCGCTGATGGGGTTGTAGGGGATCAGGTTGACGTGACTCTGGAAGCCACGCAGATGCTGAGCCAGTTCGGCGGCGTTGGCCGGCTGGTCGTTGAGCCCGGCCAGCAGAATATACTCAAAGGTCACCCGCCGCCCGGTGATCTGCACGTACTCGCGGCACTCATCGAGCAGCGTCTCCAGGGGGTAGGCCCCGGCGCTGGGAATGAGCTGGAGCCGCTGGGTCTGGTTGGAGGCGTGCAGACTGACTGCCAGGGTGACCTGGAGCTGCTCGGCCGCCAGGGCGCGAATCCGGCCCGGCACCCCCACCGTAGACAGGGTGATGGCCCGCTGGCCAATGCCCACGTCGCGGTTGAGGCAGCGAATGGCGGCCACCACGTTAGCGGTATTGAGCAGCGGTTCGCCCATGCCCATAAAGACAATGTGGCTGACCCGCTGGCCAAAGTCTTCCTGTACCGTCAGCACCTGGTCGACGATTTCGTGGGTGGCCAGGTTGCGCACAAAGCCGCCTTTGCCCGTGGCGCAGAAGTCGCAGGCCATGGGGCAGCCCACCTGGGACGACACGCACACCGTCAGCCGCTTGGCCGAGGGAATGCCCACGGCTTCAATAATCTGGCCATCGGCCAGCTTCAGCAAATATTTCACCGTGCCATCGCTGGCCACCACGCGATGGTGCAGGGTGGAGCGGCCCAGATCCACCTGGGCCATGGCCTGGCGCCAGGCTTTGGGGAAGACGGTGATATCCTGGAGCGATCGCGCCCCCTGCTGGTACAGCCACTGGTAGAGCTGCTTGCCGCGATAGGCGGGCTGCCCCTGGGCCTGCACCCACTCGGTCAGTTCCGCCAGCGATTGGCCCAGCAGCGGTCTGTGGGGCGATCGCGACTCCTCGGGCAGAGCCGCCTCGGAGCCTGGGGCAGATGTAGACAGGGAAGTAACGGCCATAGCAGCAGTAGGGGCACTATCTTCTATTCTAGTGGCTTTTACCCACGGCTTCGATCTGCCGCCGCTGGGGCAGAGCAGCCAGGGTCTGACTGCCCCTAGACGCGACGGCGGCTGGGAAAGTCGCCGGAGCCATCGCTCTTGGGAGGTGTAACGGTATTGGTTCGCATCAGGTCAACCAGCCCCTCCGTCAGCATTTTCGGGTCCATAAACAGCACCTTGGAGTTTTCACTCTCTCCCAGCTTCTGGTTGGCTTCCACGTAGCGCTGGGCCAACAGGTAGTTAAGAATTTCGCCAGTATCGCTGCGCTGCTGGAGGGCGTTTGAGAGCATCTGAATCGACTCCACGGTGGCCTGGGCGCGCTTAATAGCGGCCTCCTGTTCCCCTTGGGCTTCCAGCACCGTAGCTCGCCGTTTTAGCTCCGCTGCCTGCTGCAGCTGCATCGACCGTCGCACCTCCTCCGGCGGCACAATTTCCTGCACCTCTACTCGAGTCACCTTCACCCCCCAGGGTTCGGTGGCCTCATCCAGCTGCGAGAGCAGTGCCCGGTTGAGCTCATCGCGGGAGGAGAAGGTTTCTTCAAACTTCATCTTGCCGATCTCGGATCGCAGGGTGGTGATCACCAGTTCTTCAATGCCCTGCTCCACGTTTTCGATCGCGTAGTAGGTCAGCTCCAGCTCCAGGATGCGCCAGTACACCACCGCATCCACCTCTAGAAACACGTTGTCGCTGGTGATAGCCCCCTGCTTGGCCACATCGAGAATCTGTTCGCGCACGCTGTCGCGCAGCACAATGTAGTCGAGCACCGGCACGATGAAATTCATCCCCGGCTTGAGCTTGCGATGGTAACGCCCCAGCCGTTCCACCAGAGCTTCGGTGCCCTGGTTAATAATGCGTACCGAACCTACGGTGTAACCAATGATGATCAGCGCCAAAATTCCAATGATCGACGGCACGGCTAGGCCTCAGGACTAAACGTTAAGTAAACCTGTTCTACCTCCAAGTGTATCGACTTCTGCCCAAAGTGAGCTAAACCCCACCCGCCCGCTCCGTTTCCCCACGGGCCACCCGCTCCAGTACCGTCATCGGCCCCAGGGCCTTGAGCAGATCGAGCTGATCCAGGTTCTTGACCAGCAGCGACCCGGCAAACCCCAGGGAGTTGACCGGAATCGACTGGTAGTGGTCAGACTGGCGGGCCACCGCAATCATCCACTCGCGGGTGACCAGCAGGTTGTAGGGAAAGCGAGTGGGCGACTGGTCCCAGGCGGCGCCCAGGTGGGCGAGCAGCGCCCGGTAGGTCGCCAGCAGCGTTTTACCGCTGGGGGAAGGCCGCTCTGCCAGCGGCAAAATGGCGTGGTGAAAGGGCAGCACGGGCGATCGCAGCGGGCCCAGAGCGGCGGTCATGTCTCCCAGGGCGGCGATGACGGTGGCCAGGGGCAGGGGGCTGCGATCGGGACAGAGGGGCGGCGGCACCAGCTGCAGGTGCTTGTGGCGCTGACTGGCCCCCGCCCGCCGACCGCCGTTGTAAAACGCCAGGCCGTCAATCTCGGCCATACCGAGGGCCAGGGCCTCAAAGTCGGCCTCCGTCAGCCAGGTATCTTGATCTTCAAAGGCGCGGGTGACAATCAACACATGGTGGTCAACCACGTTGTACTTGTTGAGCAGGCACAGGTGGGTGTCCGACAGGTTGGCCACAAACAGGTCCGGGTCGTAGGGCAAAAACGGATTGGCTGGCTTACCGGCCTGCTGCTGGGCTTGCTGCGCCCGATCGGCCTTTTCTTTGCGGACCAGGTTGGCCAAAATTCTTACCAAAAACCGCATCCCCCCCTGCTCGACAAACTCGTAGCGGGTGTCGATGGGCTGTAGGGCACCACAGGCCAGGGCGTGGTCGGTCTGCCGCTGAATTTTGCTCCAGAGATCACCGGGGGCTAATCCGGCCTCGGCGGAATGGGCCATAGAGACACAAGCGGAAACGTCACTCCACCGACTCTAGCAAACCCCTGTTCCCAAAAACAGAGGCAAACCGCAGGATTAGCTTCCCAAATTAGCAGGCAATACAGGTAATAAATGTGTTTAGCAAGAATGTGTTTGGCAGGGATTACCCTGCGCCCATCCGTTCTTTAATCAGGGCTGCCAACTAATCAAGATGACCTAATAAAGAGAGCAAAGACCTTTAAACGCAACAACACCCAATTCCCAGCCAAAGAACTTCCTCCATTGCGTCGAGCCTTTACGGAGTTTGAGGAAGCCGTTTAAACTCTACTGAGCTTAAAGGTACAAGCCTCATTATCTCCCATTTACCTACTTAAGGAAGGATTGAACAGGGTTTTGGGTGCTGCTGTTTAGACGAGACAGATGTAGAATTAACAGCGCTTTCACTCCTTCTTGTGTGTGGACAATTGGCTGTTTGATCTGCCAGGGGAGCCTCATCGGCTCCACATTCAATATAACCCTGGTCGTTTACGAAGCTGCAACGGTGAAACGATCTTTAACACTGGCAAAACTGCTTTTTGACCTGGGCCCATCGGCCTTAATTTGTAGTCCACAGTCATCCGGCGTCGGTGTAGTGAATGGCCAGCCAAATGCAGGGGGGATCGGTGCTGGTGTAATCAACCCGATGGCGCACATGGGCCGGGATCAAGACGTAGTCGCCCGGCCCCATCGACAGAACCGCGCCATCCTCGTAGGTGAGGGTGGCGCGCCCCTGGAGCAACACGACCCACTCGGTCCAGCCCTGGTCGTACCAATCGCCGGGGGGTGTTGTATGCCCGATTGAAACAATGCGCTCAACCCGCAGATTGGTGGTTTCTATCAGGCTGGTCAACGCCTCTCCATCGGGCAACGACTCGGGTAGCTGAAACAGATGGCCAGGCTCTAGGGAGGAGGGCATGGGGGTTTGGCGATCGCCCTAGTTAATGGAGCAGCCGTCTTGGTCGCAGGTAACCTTAGATGCGACTGCGCTTTCGGGCACGACCGTAAACCCTCCCACGCTGACGCCCGTCACGCCATACTGGTCGCGCAGCACTTGATTAAAGCTAGCGATGATCTCCGGCAGCTGTTGCTCCAGCACCGATCGCACCTGATTGGCCTCGGGGGGAGGGCTGCCAACGGTTTCTACAGACATAGATCCAAGCCAGTAACGTCTGCCTTCATTGTAGGGGGCCAGGAAATCGCCTCACCCGTTTCCTTTACGGCTCTACATACTGGCGGCCTTGATAATGGCCGGCTTGGGTTGGCCATCTGTTGGCCATCTGTTGACCATCTGTTGACCATCTATCGGGAACCTGTCAGCGGAATAGCTCAGCGAACCCAGCGGCTAAGCCCTGCTCACCCCAGGCTGCGTTATCATCCACAAATACGTGGGCCGAGCCTAGGTCCAGCTCGGGGTCGGTTGTCTTCCACGGGCAAAACTCCAAGGCTGGACTTGGATTTGGTTTGAATTTGGCTTACACACATTAGGGGATGGCAATGCTGGAGGGGTCGATACTAAAGCAGCTGGTGGACGGACGAGCTGAGTCAGACACCACGCCGCTCAACTACGGGGTGTACTACAAAAATACGCTGGTCGCCCTCTGCCACGCCCTCGAAGACTGCATTTTGACCTCAGGTTCGGCTCCCCTGGTGATTACCGCTTTTCAGCGGGGCAAGTGGTACTTAGAAGAGGCCGATCGCTATGGCGCGATCGCAGACAAAGCCCGGCAGATCGTGATCATGGCGGCCCCGGAGGCGGGCTTTCACGACCACCCCACCAGCCAGCGCGAAACCGTGGCCCTGGTGGATTTAGCCTCCGACGACCCGGTGGCCGAAGAGTGGCACCTGATGATTCTCTCCCCCGACTACACCGCTATGGTGCTGTGTCAGGAGCTATCGGCGGCGGACTACGGCAAATCTGGGGTACCCGAGCACGACCTGGAGCGCAAGTTCTACGGACTTTGGACCTTTGACTCGGCGCTGGTCAGCCGCACCGTGGAGCTGGCGATCGCCCACGTCGGCCATTACAACCCTGCCCTCCAGGCCCAGCTGAGCGATCACCTGTCGGCCCTGAGGCAGCAAAACCCCGCCCTGCGAGACGAACCGACCTCGCTCAGCCACACCGTGACCCAGGTGGTGCACTACCTGCAGGGTCGTCGCAACGACCTCAGGGGCAACCTGACCTTTAGCCTGGTGGAGGACCTGGAGCAAAACCTGGTGTCCAACGAACTCCAGGCTTTTTTGCGGATGGCCCAGCTGGTTGACCTCAGCGATCCGCTCAATCCCCTGGCCGCCAGCGAGGTGGTCTCTCTTTTAGAAATGATGGGCCAGCTGCTC from Leptolyngbya sp. KIOST-1 encodes:
- a CDS encoding DICT sensory domain-containing protein, whose product is MLEGSILKQLVDGRAESDTTPLNYGVYYKNTLVALCHALEDCILTSGSAPLVITAFQRGKWYLEEADRYGAIADKARQIVIMAAPEAGFHDHPTSQRETVALVDLASDDPVAEEWHLMILSPDYTAMVLCQELSAADYGKSGVPEHDLERKFYGLWTFDSALVSRTVELAIAHVGHYNPALQAQLSDHLSALRQQNPALRDEPTSLSHTVTQVVHYLQGRRNDLRGNLTFSLVEDLEQNLVSNELQAFLRMAQLVDLSDPLNPLAASEVVSLLEMMGQLLDLPAWQLQRLRLAGMLHRIAPAPDLANLPNDGPSCPLIPEVQALRLMPRLRAVATIIAHQGERWDGSGYPAGLAGDAVPLESRMLALVAEFQRRVAAARSGPTPVTDGMAVLGNALATCQGEAGEQWDPKLVEILGLMVMGLQQGMSLPTIPAKITLGAGLLDPDIADQATGFGSSSALLPQ
- a CDS encoding ATP adenylyltransferase family protein, which produces MAHSAEAGLAPGDLWSKIQRQTDHALACGALQPIDTRYEFVEQGGMRFLVRILANLVRKEKADRAQQAQQQAGKPANPFLPYDPDLFVANLSDTHLCLLNKYNVVDHHVLIVTRAFEDQDTWLTEADFEALALGMAEIDGLAFYNGGRRAGASQRHKHLQLVPPPLCPDRSPLPLATVIAALGDMTAALGPLRSPVLPFHHAILPLAERPSPSGKTLLATYRALLAHLGAAWDQSPTRFPYNLLVTREWMIAVARQSDHYQSIPVNSLGFAGSLLVKNLDQLDLLKALGPMTVLERVARGETERAGGV
- a CDS encoding alpha/beta fold hydrolase, producing MTGPIPLKLYTPTGQHPDRPLFIYLPGMDGSGELFALQSAGLKSHFNIRCLVIPGDDLSSWERLAHQAVQLIRQEAGTAPIYLCGESFGACLALRIVAMAPDLVSHLILINSASSFHRFPWLHWVATLTPWVAAPLYQSSNLFSLPMLANLSRIGEANRQALIRAMAAVTQSSAAWRMALLSQFRLEPLQLYRVTAPTLLVASLGDRLLPSLEEAQRLAALLPNPRIYPLPHSGHASLLEDGVNLGAILRAVNFLPGQVRNSDQLPSSDRPAPLPTHSPTPH
- a CDS encoding cupin domain-containing protein, with the translated sequence MPSSLEPGHLFQLPESLPDGEALTSLIETTNLRVERIVSIGHTTPPGDWYDQGWTEWVVLLQGRATLTYEDGAVLSMGPGDYVLIPAHVRHRVDYTSTDPPCIWLAIHYTDAG
- a CDS encoding SPFH domain-containing protein, giving the protein MPSIIGILALIIIGYTVGSVRIINQGTEALVERLGRYHRKLKPGMNFIVPVLDYIVLRDSVREQILDVAKQGAITSDNVFLEVDAVVYWRILELELTYYAIENVEQGIEELVITTLRSEIGKMKFEETFSSRDELNRALLSQLDEATEPWGVKVTRVEVQEIVPPEEVRRSMQLQQAAELKRRATVLEAQGEQEAAIKRAQATVESIQMLSNALQQRSDTGEILNYLLAQRYVEANQKLGESENSKVLFMDPKMLTEGLVDLMRTNTVTPPKSDGSGDFPSRRRV
- the rlmN gene encoding 23S rRNA (adenine(2503)-C(2))-methyltransferase RlmN codes for the protein MAVTSLSTSAPGSEAALPEESRSPHRPLLGQSLAELTEWVQAQGQPAYRGKQLYQWLYQQGARSLQDITVFPKAWRQAMAQVDLGRSTLHHRVVASDGTVKYLLKLADGQIIEAVGIPSAKRLTVCVSSQVGCPMACDFCATGKGGFVRNLATHEIVDQVLTVQEDFGQRVSHIVFMGMGEPLLNTANVVAAIRCLNRDVGIGQRAITLSTVGVPGRIRALAAEQLQVTLAVSLHASNQTQRLQLIPSAGAYPLETLLDECREYVQITGRRVTFEYILLAGLNDQPANAAELAQHLRGFQSHVNLIPYNPISEVDYQRPSEASIRTFVAELEARRIAVTVRYSRGLEENAACGQLRASHR
- a CDS encoding lysophospholipid acyltransferase family protein, translated to MALAPVPPLTSLSANPLDMSNWLLALSQVKMSVHGRDRLPPHQPLVVVSNHRSIMDAPLLMSAMGRPVRFACHHYMSQVPGLRNVVSALGCLPLDAPGKGQTAFFRRAMTALGNGEALGIFPEGAAPMVNKTTPDNLNSFHRGFAHLALRAPVEELVIVPVAIAAHRETTNSVVPLRWLSIFDASEPLFQQPGWHPAVFYQEVDLLIGRPVRVDGRLRSRYRTKGTSSLATELTQCCEDEVARLLKQGHY